A single Pseudanabaenaceae cyanobacterium SKYG29 DNA region contains:
- a CDS encoding S-layer homology domain-containing protein — MKKLALLSVLCLLVGCANTPIGDSLSRAIAPQQLAPVVTLPPGFPLPVYPPGRLTVASGNEEEGRLVFNVSNGTEALQFYQKFFTQQEWDNLSQTPQQIVAFNRRYLVTVTNQEQTLSLYYLKLQTPIAPPTAPPVSPPPTTPPPAPTNPPNPYLADLQKLGVIPSDLNMNATISRREYARWLVTTHNRFFSDPTQQIRLTPPDRELPIFTDVPQSDPDFSFIQGLANAGIIDRNTSEFQPDRPLTREVLLQWKVLLDVRRPIPPASSNAVQNAWNFQDSDRISPPALGAVLQDSRAGELSNIRRSFGFTTLLQPGKHVSRLEAALSLWYFGDGEKGISAKEVLSAVP; from the coding sequence ATGAAGAAGTTGGCTCTGCTCAGTGTCCTTTGCCTGCTAGTTGGTTGTGCCAATACCCCGATCGGGGACAGCCTCAGTCGAGCCATTGCTCCCCAGCAACTAGCACCAGTTGTGACTTTGCCCCCTGGCTTTCCTCTGCCTGTCTATCCCCCAGGGCGGTTGACTGTAGCTAGTGGCAATGAGGAGGAAGGTCGGCTAGTTTTTAATGTCAGCAACGGCACGGAAGCCCTCCAGTTCTACCAAAAATTTTTTACCCAACAGGAATGGGATAACCTCAGTCAGACACCTCAACAAATCGTTGCCTTTAACCGCCGGTACCTAGTGACAGTCACCAATCAGGAGCAAACCCTCAGTTTGTATTACCTAAAACTACAAACCCCCATTGCCCCACCTACAGCTCCCCCTGTCTCTCCTCCCCCAACCACCCCACCCCCTGCTCCAACAAATCCCCCTAATCCCTACCTGGCTGACCTGCAAAAACTGGGAGTTATCCCCTCCGACTTGAACATGAACGCCACGATTTCTCGCCGGGAGTATGCACGCTGGTTAGTGACCACCCACAACCGTTTTTTCAGCGACCCCACCCAGCAAATTCGCCTGACTCCCCCCGATCGGGAACTGCCAATTTTCACTGATGTCCCCCAAAGTGACCCCGATTTTAGCTTTATTCAAGGTCTGGCTAATGCAGGCATTATCGATCGCAATACCAGCGAATTTCAACCCGATCGCCCCCTCACCCGCGAAGTGTTGCTACAGTGGAAAGTGCTCTTAGATGTCCGCCGTCCTATACCCCCTGCCAGCTCCAATGCCGTGCAAAATGCCTGGAATTTCCAAGATAGCGATCGGATTAGCCCCCCTGCCCTGGGTGCGGTTTTACAGGACAGCCGTGCTGGCGAACTGAGCAACATCCGCCGTAGTTTTGGCTTTACTACTCTTTTACAGCCAGGCAAACATGTCTCCCGCTTAGAAGCAGCTCTTTCTCTCTGGTACTTTGGCGACGGGGAAAAGGGAATTTCTGCTAAGGAAGTGCTAAGCGCTGTGCCCTAG
- a CDS encoding NDP-sugar synthase: protein MAQAVIIAGGKGTRLRPLTYGCPKPMLPLLDRPFLQWLVERCVAAGVTDILVNVHYQALQVREFLGDGKQWGAQIRYIEEVTPLDTAGAITLARPYFTGEPLLVFNADILTDLDLRALLAFHHQHQNAVTLTLTRVEDITPYGLVELDSNSCVLAFREKPTPAQAELYLAQGINTINAGTYVIQPDLFALYPLGEPLSFERVFFPDILDRGYRMMGFVWEGYWLDVGTPQKFYQAQLDILQGKVKFTWRAQMRSPGIWVGENTNISDRAILHPPCYIGDNSYVGEKAVIPPGTIVGANSWLNNCLAAGVYPPGTLVL, encoded by the coding sequence ATGGCACAGGCTGTGATTATTGCGGGGGGCAAGGGCACCCGCCTGCGACCTCTCACCTATGGTTGTCCCAAACCAATGTTACCCCTCCTCGATCGTCCTTTCTTGCAGTGGCTGGTGGAACGGTGCGTGGCAGCGGGGGTGACGGATATTTTAGTCAATGTCCACTACCAGGCGCTCCAGGTACGCGAATTTCTAGGGGATGGTAAGCAGTGGGGAGCACAGATTCGCTACATTGAGGAGGTCACACCCCTGGATACAGCGGGGGCAATCACCCTGGCACGACCCTATTTCACGGGTGAACCCCTACTGGTATTCAATGCGGATATTTTGACGGATTTGGATTTGCGGGCACTACTAGCGTTTCATCACCAACATCAGAACGCTGTCACCCTCACCTTAACCAGGGTGGAGGATATTACTCCCTACGGCTTGGTGGAATTAGATAGTAACAGTTGTGTCCTAGCATTTCGGGAAAAACCAACGCCTGCCCAAGCAGAATTGTACCTAGCCCAGGGGATCAATACCATCAACGCCGGAACTTACGTGATTCAGCCCGACTTGTTTGCCCTCTATCCTCTGGGAGAGCCTCTCAGTTTTGAACGGGTGTTTTTCCCCGACATACTCGATCGGGGTTATCGGATGATGGGGTTTGTGTGGGAGGGGTACTGGCTGGATGTGGGGACACCCCAGAAGTTTTATCAAGCCCAATTGGATATTCTCCAGGGGAAGGTGAAATTTACCTGGCGCGCTCAGATGCGTAGCCCTGGCATCTGGGTAGGGGAAAATACTAACATCAGCGATCGGGCAATCCTGCATCCCCCCTGCTACATCGGCGATAATTCCTATGTAGGGGAAAAGGCAGTGATCCCCCCAGGCACGATCGTGGGTGCTAATAGTTGGCTCAACAATTGTTTGGCCGCTGGTGTCTATCCCCCAGGAACCCTGGTGTTATGA
- a CDS encoding LCP family protein, whose product MVTDSRTKLAPKLLRRPHRWGNIFLLGAMGIAISLGALTAKYVPVTAIDWQGLLQGRNVKEVWLEALGKNLTTTYQVLILGVDRGVGQSGAKFSGRTDTIMLIRFDPQGKITLLSIPRDTQVQIEGVGTAKINAANVYGGVEAVQTTLQELLPQVRIDRYVRIDTGGLRAVIDAIGGVEIDVPERMYYEDKTQGLLIDLQPGKQTLNGKEAEAFSRFRGDTNADIGRIQRQQMLLQSVQKKLGQPWTILRLKSLIETMKDHIDTNLTAEEMIALSAFSLSLPPSQITTLTLPGQPLLENDVSYWQPDLDTIDATIVPQFLRE is encoded by the coding sequence GTGGTCACTGATAGCCGTACCAAGTTGGCACCAAAGTTGCTGCGCCGTCCCCACCGCTGGGGCAATATTTTCCTACTGGGCGCCATGGGAATAGCCATTAGCCTGGGTGCCCTCACTGCCAAGTATGTACCGGTTACCGCCATTGATTGGCAAGGACTGCTGCAGGGCAGAAATGTCAAGGAAGTCTGGTTAGAGGCACTGGGCAAAAACCTCACCACTACCTACCAAGTCCTGATTTTAGGAGTCGATCGGGGCGTAGGGCAAAGTGGGGCAAAATTTAGTGGGCGCACTGATACGATCATGCTCATCAGATTTGACCCCCAGGGCAAGATTACTCTCCTGTCCATTCCGCGGGACACCCAGGTGCAGATCGAGGGGGTAGGGACAGCCAAAATCAATGCCGCCAATGTCTATGGTGGGGTAGAAGCGGTGCAAACCACTCTGCAAGAACTCCTGCCCCAGGTCAGAATCGATCGTTATGTGCGCATTGATACGGGGGGACTGAGGGCAGTGATTGACGCGATCGGGGGAGTAGAAATTGATGTACCCGAACGGATGTACTACGAAGACAAGACCCAAGGATTGTTGATTGATCTCCAGCCAGGGAAGCAGACCCTCAACGGTAAGGAGGCAGAAGCCTTTAGTCGGTTTCGCGGCGATACCAACGCTGACATAGGCAGAATCCAACGCCAACAGATGCTACTCCAGTCCGTGCAAAAAAAACTGGGACAGCCCTGGACAATCCTTCGCCTGAAATCCCTCATCGAGACCATGAAAGACCACATTGACACTAATCTGACCGCCGAAGAAATGATTGCCCTCAGCGCTTTTAGTTTAAGTTTGCCACCCTCCCAAATCACTACCCTCACCCTCCCGGGACAACCCCTCCTAGAAAATGATGTGAGCTACTGGCAGCCAGATTTAGACACAATAGATGCAACGATCGTGCCCCAATTTCTCAGGGAATAG
- a CDS encoding glycosyltransferase family 4 protein, with protein MRLLFISTSVGAFGSGIGGGVELTIRNVCDYLLHRGHTVHLVAPSGSVAQNIPIVALPGALHSFAQNSDRNDPIQFPSDSVVAEMLHYAYQMQDRYDLIVSFAYDWLPFYLTPFFRTPLIHFVSMGSVSDALDYIICKTGRQFPRRLGMYTYVQAQSFGDPQLEVEILGSGIDLDRYEYVESPADFYVWIGRIAPEKGLEDVAAVSAQLGIEVQVFGKMQEEQYWQACHAQYPQARLHYQGFFNTDELQARIGKARALIMTPKWVEAFGNVAIEALACGVPVISYARGGPVEIIRHNETGYLVEPDNIEALAEAISKIDRIRRGKCRAQAEKEYSLEALGERFLAWFKAIIAVL; from the coding sequence ATGAGATTACTATTTATTTCCACATCTGTTGGCGCCTTTGGCAGTGGTATAGGGGGGGGAGTCGAACTGACCATCCGCAACGTCTGTGACTATTTGTTACACAGGGGTCATACTGTGCATTTAGTTGCCCCTAGCGGTTCCGTCGCCCAGAACATACCGATCGTGGCTTTGCCGGGGGCATTACACAGCTTTGCCCAGAACAGTGATAGAAATGACCCCATTCAATTCCCCAGTGATTCGGTGGTAGCCGAGATGCTGCACTATGCCTACCAAATGCAAGACCGCTACGACCTGATTGTCAGTTTTGCCTACGACTGGTTACCCTTTTATCTCACCCCTTTTTTTAGGACACCCCTTATACATTTTGTCAGTATGGGTTCAGTTAGTGATGCCCTTGATTACATCATTTGCAAAACAGGCAGGCAATTTCCCCGGCGTTTGGGGATGTACACCTATGTCCAAGCCCAGAGTTTTGGCGACCCCCAATTAGAAGTAGAAATCCTGGGGAGTGGCATTGATTTAGACCGCTATGAATACGTGGAATCCCCCGCTGATTTTTACGTCTGGATTGGCAGAATTGCCCCTGAAAAAGGGTTAGAAGATGTTGCTGCCGTCAGTGCCCAATTAGGTATAGAAGTACAGGTTTTTGGCAAGATGCAGGAAGAACAATACTGGCAGGCATGTCATGCCCAATATCCCCAAGCCCGTCTACACTATCAAGGCTTTTTCAACACCGATGAATTACAAGCCAGAATTGGCAAAGCCCGCGCCCTGATTATGACTCCCAAGTGGGTAGAAGCCTTTGGCAACGTTGCCATTGAAGCCCTCGCCTGTGGTGTACCAGTCATTAGCTATGCCCGCGGTGGACCTGTAGAGATTATTCGTCACAACGAAACAGGTTACCTAGTAGAGCCAGACAACATAGAAGCCCTGGCAGAAGCCATCAGCAAAATCGATCGGATTCGGCGGGGGAAATGCCGTGCCCAAGCAGAAAAAGAATACTCCCTCGAAGCCCTGGGAGAAAGATTTTTAGCCTGGTTCAAAGCTATAATCGCTGTTTTATAA